One genomic segment of Erythrolamprus reginae isolate rEryReg1 chromosome 2, rEryReg1.hap1, whole genome shotgun sequence includes these proteins:
- the LOC139159999 gene encoding zinc finger protein 850-like, whose translation MKHQSIHTGEKPFECPDSEKTFSHNSTLVRHQMTHTGGKPFECPECGKSFSQSSSLVKHQRIHTGEKPFECPDCGKSFSDNFNLVRHQRIHTGEKPFDCPDCGKGFIDNSNLVQHQRTHTGVKPYECPVCGKGFSQNSYLVTHQRTHTGEKPYKCPDCGKGFIDNSTLVRHQRTHTGGKPFECPDCGKHFSDISNLVQHQRTHTGVYPLECPDCGKGFSHNSSLEKHKRFHTGEKPFECSDCGKRFCQRSDLVKHQRTHTGGKPYECPDCGKRFSNRSNLVQHLRTHTGVYPLECPDCGKGFSHNSTLEKHKRTHTGEKPFECPDCVKRFFQWSDLVKHQRTHTGGKPYECPDCGKCFSNSSNLVQHLRTHTGVKPYECPVCGKGFKENSSLVTHQRTHTGEKPYECPDCGKGFIDNSSLVRHQRTHTGEKPYECPDCGKGFIDTSTLVRHQRTHTGGKPFECPDCGKRFSDSSNLVQHQRTHTGDKPFECPDCVKRFCQRSDLVKHQRTHTGEKPYECPVCGKRFSQNSLLQQHQRTHTGVYPLECPDCGKGFSHNSSLVKHQRTHTGEKPYECPVCGKRFSQNSLLQQHQRTHTGVYPLECPDCGKGFSHNSSLVKHQRTHTGEKPFECPNCGQSFSQNSSLVRHQRIHTGEKPFDCPDCVKSFSHSSGATPEESHRRL comes from the coding sequence ATGAAACACCAgagtattcacacaggagagaaaccctttgaatgtcctgactctgAGAAAACgtttagtcataattccacccTCGTGAGACACCAGATGACTCACACAGGagggaaaccatttgaatgtcctgagtgtggaaaaagttttagtcagagttccagcctggtgaaacaccaaaggattcatacaggagagaaaccctttgagtgtcctgactgtgggaaaagttttagtgataatttcaacctggtgagacaccagaggattcacacaggagagaaaccctttgactgtcctgactgtgggaaaggttttattgataattccaacctggtgcaacaccagaggactcacacaggagtgaaaccctatgaatgtcctgtctgtgggaaaggttttagtcagaattcctacctggtgacacaccagaggactcacacaggagagaaaccctataaatgtcctgactgtgggaaaggttttattgATAATTCCACCCTTGTgagacaccagagaactcacacaggagggaaaccctttgaatgtcctgactgtgggaaacatTTTAGTGATatttccaacctggtgcaacaccagaggacccaCACAGGAGTTTACCCCttagaatgtcctgactgtggaaaaggttttagtcataattccagcctggagAAACACAAGAggtttcacacaggagagaaaccctttgaatgttctgactgcGGGAAAAGATTTTGTCAGCGGtctgacctggtgaaacaccagaggactcacacaggagggaaaccctatgaatgtcctgactgtgggaaacgttttagtaataggtccaacctggtgcaacacctgAGGACCCACACAGGTGTTTACCCCttagaatgtcctgactgtggaaaaggttttagtcataattccaccctggagaaacacaagaggactcacacaggagagaaaccctttgaatgtcctgactgcgtGAAAAGATTTTTTCAGTGGtctgacctggtgaaacaccagaggactcacacaggagggaaaccctatgaatgtcctgactgtgggaaatgttttagtaatagttccaacctggtgcaacacctgaggactcacacaggagtgaaaccctatgaatgtcctgtctgtgggaaaggttttaagGAGAATTCCAGCCtcgtgacacaccagaggactcacacaggagagaaaccctatgaatgtcctgactgtgggaaaggttttattgATAATTCCTCCcttgtgagacaccagaggactcacacaggagagaaaccctatgaatgtcctgactgtgggaaaggttttattgATACTTCCACCcttgtgagacaccagaggactcacacaggagggaaaccctttgaatgtcctgactgtgggaaacgttttagtgatagttccaacctggtgcaacaccagaggactcacacaggagataaaccctttgaatgtcctgactgcgtGAAAAGATTTTGTCAGCGGtctgacctggtgaaacaccagaggactcacacaggagagaaaccctatgaatgtcctgtctgtgggaaacgtttcagtcagaattcccttctgcagcaacaccagaggactcacacaggggtTTACCCCttagaatgtcctgactgtggaaaaggttttagtcacaattccagcctggtgaaacaccagaggactcacacaggagagaaaccctatgaatgtcctgtctgtgggaaacgtttcagtcagaattccctcctgcagcaacaccagaggactcacacaggagtttACCCCttagaatgtcctgactgtggaaaaggtttcagtcacaattccagcctggtgaaacatcagcggactcacacaggagagaaaccctttgaatgtcctaactGTGGGCAAagctttagtcagaattccagcctggtgagacatcagaggattcacacaggagagaaaccctttgattgTCCTGACTGTgtgaaaagttttagtcatagttctggtgcaacaccagaggagtcacacaggagattgtga
- the LOC139158338 gene encoding zinc finger protein 850-like, protein MKHQSIHTGEKPFECPDSEKTFSHNSTLVRHQMTHTGGKPFECPECGKSFSQSSSLVKHQRTHTGEKPFECPDCGKSFSDNFNLVRHQRIHTGEKPFDCPDCGKGFIDNSNLVQHQRTHTGVKPYECPVCGKGFSQNSYLVTHQRTHTGEKPYKCPDCGKGFIDNSTLVRHQRTHTGGKPFECPVCGKCFSQNSLLQQHQRTHTGVYPLECPDCGKGFSHNSTLEKHKRTHTGEKPFECPDCGKRFCQRSDLVKHQKTHTGEKPFECPDCGERFTQNSILVQHQRTHTGVYPLECPDCGKGFSHNSTLEKHKRTHTGEKPFECHDCGKCFSHNSTLVKHQRTHTGEKPYECLDCGKCFSNSSNLVQHLRTHTGVKPYECPDCGKRFSDSSTLVQHLRTHTGVKPYECPVCGKDFNQNSSLVKHQRTHTGEKPYECPVCGKGFSHNSSLVKHQRTHTGEKPYECPDCGKGFIDNSTLVRHQRTHTGGKPFECPDCGKRFSDSSNLVQHQRTHTGVKPYECPVCGKRFSLNSSLVKHQRTHTGEKPFECPVCGKRFSQNSLLQQHQRTHTGVYPLECPDCGKGFSHNSSLVKHQWAHTGEKPFECPVCGKRFSQNSLLQQHQRTHTGVYPLECPDCGKGFSHNSSLVKHQRTHTGEKPFKCPDCGKSFSQNSTLVTHQRTHTGEKPFECPDCGKSFSHNSSLVNHQRTHTGEKPFECPDCGKRFSDNSSLVRHQRIHTGEKPFDCPDCEKF, encoded by the coding sequence ATGAAACACCAgagtattcacacaggagagaaaccctttgaatgtcctgactctgAGAAAACgtttagtcataattccacccTCGTGAGACACCAGATGACTCACACAGGagggaaaccatttgaatgtcctgagtgtggaaaaagttttagtcagagttccagcctggtgaaacaccaaaggactcatacaggagagaaaccctttgagtgtcctgactgtgggaaaagttttagtgataatttcaacctggtgagacaccagaggattcacacaggagagaaaccctttgattgtcctgactgtggaaaaggttttattgataattccaacctggtgcaacaccagaggactcacacaggagtgaaaccctatgaatgtcctgtctgtgggaaaggttttagtcagaattcctacctggtgacacaccagaggactcacacaggagagaaaccctataaatgtcctgactgtgggaaaggttttattgATAATTCCACCcttgtgagacaccagaggactcacacaggagggaaaccctttgaatgtcctgtctgtgggaaatgtttcagtcagaattccctcCTGCAGCAACACCAGAGGACCCACACAGGGGTTTACCCCttagaatgtcctgactgtggaaaaggttttagtcataattccaccctggagaaacacaagaggactcacacaggagagaaaccctttgaatgtcctgactgcggGAAAAGATTTTGTCAGCGGtctgacctggtgaaacaccagaagactcacacaggagagaaaccttttgaatgtcctgactgtggggaaCGTTTTACTCAGAATTCCAtcttggtgcaacaccagaggacccaCACAGGTGTTTACCCCttagaatgtcctgactgtggaaaaggttttagtcataattccaccctggagaaacacaagaggactcacacaggagagaaaccctttgaatgtcatgactgtggaaaatgttttagtcataattccaccctggtgaaacaccagaggactcacacaggagagaaaccctatgaatgtcttgactgtgggaaatgttttagtaatagttccaacctggtgcaacacctgaggactcacacaggagtgaaaccctatgaatgtcctgactgtgggaaacgttttagtgatagttccacCCTGGTGCAACacctgaggactcacacaggagtgaaaccctatgaatgtcctgtctgtgggaaagaTTTTaatcagaattccagcctggtgaaacaccagaggactcacacaggagagaaaccctatgaatgtcctgtctgtggaaaaggttttagtcacaattccagcctggtgaaacatcagcggactcacacaggagagaaaccctatgaatgtcctgactgtgggaaaggttttattgATAATTCCACCctagtgagacaccagaggactcacacaggagggaaaccctttgaatgtcctgactgtgggaaacgttttagtgatagttccaacctggtgcaacaccagaggactcacacaggagtgaaaccctatgaatgtcctgtctgtgggaaacgttttagtctgaattccagcctggtgaaacaccagaggactcacacaggagagaaaccctttgaatgtcctgtctgtgggaaacgtttcagtcagaattccctcCTGCAGCAACACCAGAGGACCCACACAGGGGTTTACCCCttagaatgtcctgactgtggaaaaggttttagtcataattccagcctggtgaaacaccagtgggctcacacaggagagaaaccctttgaatgtcctgtctgtgggaaacgtttcagtcagaattccctcCTGCAGCAACACCAGAGGACCCACACAGGGGTTTACCCCttagaatgtcctgactgtggaaaaggttttagtcacaattccagcctggtgaaacatcagcggactcacacaggagagaaaccctttaaatgtcctgactgtgggaaaagctttagtcagaattccacacTTGTGacccaccagaggactcacacaggagagaaaccctttgaatgtcctgattgtgggaaaagttttagtcataattccagcctggtgaatcaccagaggactcacacaggagagaaaccctttgaatgtcctgattgtgggaaacgttttagtgataattccagcctggtgagacaccagaggattcacacaggagagaaaccctttgattgTCCTGACTgtgaaaagttttag